In Candidatus Melainabacteria bacterium, the genomic window AATGAAAGATTTAAGCAGTCACTTGATCCTACTTCTCCATCGTCTGATATTAATTTAAAATCACCACTTGTAGCCCAGACGGGTTTTTCTTTTACATAAATAATTAATCTGTATTCAGGAATTAGATATTTTCTAACAACAACCTTTTGTAAGAAAGGAATAGATTCTAATAACTTTTGAGAAAGATGTCTTGGAGATATTAAAAAAAAATTCTTGTTTAGTATAAGTTCTTCAACTTTACGGCAAATACAGACTTTATCTATGTCATCTACAATTTTATTTTTAACTACTTCTACAACTAAAGGTTTTTTTGAAGGCAATAATAATATCTGGTACAAAGCATAAACAAAGAAAAAAATAAATACTGCTAGAGAAATTATACGTATTATATTTCTCTGCTTCTTATAAAAATCTTTCCTAGAAGAAATGGTATACATCTTACTCTTTAGACTTAGTTGTGGCTTGTCTACAAACTTTTTTAGGATCTAAATTTAACTGTCCACTATAAACAAATGTACAAGGACCATTTAAATAAACACAATTTAAATCTTTATCCCAATTTACTCTTAAAACTCCTCCTGGCAAATAAATCTTGGCACTATTATCAGCTAAATCATTTATATTAGCTGCAACAAGTGTTGCACAAGCTCCTGTTCCACATGCAAGTGTTGGTCCACAACCACGCTCCCAGATCCTACAATCAATTTCGTTTCTTTTTAAAACATGGGCAAATTCTACATTTACACCTTTTGGGAAATTCTTATTGTGTTCTATTTGAGGACCAAGTTTAAAAAATTTTTCATCACCAATCTTTTTATCTAAAAAAATTACACAATGAGGATTTCCTATTTCTATATAGGTATAAGTTATAACTTTTCCATCTAACTCTAACTCTTCTTTTGTTTTACTTGGTAATGTTGGTTTACCCATGTTTACAGTTACTGTACCGTCTTCTTCAATAACAGGTTTTATAATTCCTGCCTTTGTTAGGACTGAAAAAGTATTTTCATCCGTAAAACCACGTTCAAAAACATATTTTGCAAAACAACGCATTCCATTGCCACACATTTCTGCTTCTGAACCATCAGAATTATAATAATTCCATGCAAAATCCGCCGTAGAGACATCCGGCCGAATGTCTCTACCTAAAAAATCTACAATTATTATTCCATCAGCACCTATAGAAAAATTTCTATTACAAAGATGTTTTGCAAGTTCAGATTCATTGACTTCATTTGGTAAATGCCTGCGTTCTAAGATAATAAAATCATTTCCTAAACCATGCATCTTTTCAAAAGGTAAAACAAATATAGTCATAAGTTAATTCTACATTTAAATCTCTATAAAGCTTTAAGGATTCTTTTTTTAGTGTCTAAGAGTACTTTCTTACCTATAGGAACAATATAATTTTTTAAACCATGTCCTATAGGAAAACCACAAATTGTTGGAATTTTATATCGACCTACTATATTGTTTACTAACTTAGCAAGTTCTTTCTTACTTTTAAAATTACAATTTTCAAAACTACAAAATAAAATACCTTTTAAAACTTTAAATATACCTGCATTATCTAATTGAGTTAGCATTCTGTCTATTTTATACGGCTCTTCATTACAATCTTCTAAAAATAAAATTGAATCTTTAAAATCAGGCAAATAATTACTCCCTAACATAGAACAAATATCAGTCAAGTTTCCACCAAGCAGATTTCCAACTGCTTTTCCATGATTGATTGTAATTGAACTAGATTTAATAGAATAACTAAAACTAAAACATGGATTAGTCAATAATTTCCAGAGATTGTACTTTGTTGATTTATCTTTTGGGTTTAATTTTGAATCAATGAACTTATAACCTAACATGGGTCCATGAAAAGTTACTAACTTGGTTTTTGCATAAATTGCAAGAAGCAAAACAGTAATATCACTAAACCCAAGAAGTATTTTTTTATGTTTTTTAATTAAATTAAAATCAATTTCATTTAATAACTGCAATGATCCATAGCCACCTCTTAAACAAAAAATTGCATCAATATTTTTACTAGACCAAAAATTAATAAAATCATCTAGTCTATTTTTTTTTAATCCAGACAAGTATTTATATGCTTTACTTGAACTTTGAAGTGACCTGCCTAGTTTTACTTTATAACCACACTTGATTAAATATTTAACTCCAAGCTCAATTGGTTTATAATCTACAAAGCCACCAGCTGGACAAATAAGTCCAATAGTTGCACCCTTAATTAATGGCTTAGGAAAAATTAGACTCATGATAAAAACAGATTCACCTCCCTTAATTTTAAATGGACGTCAAGTTGCAGATGAAGTTCTAAAAGTTGTATCAAATGAAATTAGTTTATTAAAGTCTAAAAACAAAAGAGTACCTGGACTTGCTGTAGTCATTATTGGCAACAACCCAGCAAGTTTAACATACATAAAAAACAAAGAAAAAGTCTCCACTGAATTAGGAATTTATTCTAAGGTTCATAATCTTCCTGCTACTACTTCTGAAGAAGAATTAATAAGTGAAATAATACAATTAAATAATAACAATAAGATTGATGGAATACTAGTACAACTACCTTTACCAGCACACATAAGATCTGAAAGAATAATAGAAACAATTGATCCTAAAAAAGATGTAGATGGTTTACATCCTTATAATTTAGGAAAACTTTTTTCTGGTCAAGAATGCTTAAAACCATGTACTCCTCAAGGCATAATAGAAATTCTTAAATACTATTCAATAAACTTAGTTGGTAAGCACTCAGTAATAATAGGAAGATCAATACTAGTTGGTAAGCCACTTGCTGCTTTACTCCTTATAGAAAATTCAACTGTAACAATTACACATAGCAAAACTAAAAACATAGAAGAGATTTCTAAAACTGCTGATATCTTAATTTCTGCAATTGGAAAAGCTAATCTTATAAAAAATAACTGGATAAAAAAAGATGCAATAGTCATAGATGTTGGAATAAACAGAATTAATGAAAATGGTGCTTTTAAAATTATTGGAGATGTTGATTTTAATAGTGTTAAATTAGTTTGTAAAGCAATAACACCTGTACCAGGTGGAGTAGGACCACTAACAATTGCTATGCTAATGAAAAATACAATTAAAGCTTACAAATTAAGTGAACATCAATGATTACAGGATTTTGGCAAAAATTAGGTTTTTGGCCAACTAGCTTAATTAATACCTGGAAGAGTAAAGAAAACTGGCTCTGGTTTCATGCTGTATCTGTTGGAGAGTTAAATGCTGTATGGCCATTGATTTTAAAAGTAAAAGAAAAATCTACAACCTATCCAATAATGATTTCATGTACTACCAAAGCAGGTTATAACCTTGCAAGAGAACTAACAAAAGAAAAAGATATTTTAATTTTTTACTTTCCATTTGATATTCCAAAAATAATTAGTTCACTACTAAACCATGCAAAAGTAAAAATATTAATTATTGCTGAAACTGAAATTTGGCCTTTTACATTATTAGAATGTTATAGAAGAAATATCCCTATAATACTAGTCAATGCAAGGCTATCTAATAAGTCATTTAAAAATTATAAACTTTTTAAATTCTTCTTTAAGAAAATAATTAATTTATTTACTAAAGTTATAACTCAATCTAATACTGACTCCACTAGATTTAAAGATCTAGGATTAGACAGTAAAAAAATTATCTCTCTTTGTAATTTAAAGTTTGCCACATTAGCATCTACAGATTTTAGTTCAAACAATAATTTAAAAACTAATATTACAAATATAATTTTTGCAAGTACCCACAATAGCGAGGAAGAATTAGCAATAGAGATCTTTAGTAAATTACTTTTAGACTTTCCAGATATTAGATTAATAATTGCACCGAGGCATATAGACAGGATAAACAGAATTATTAACATAATTAAACAAAATAATTTTATACCAATACTAAAAACTGACAACTTAGAATTAAAATCTCCTAAAGAAATTTTAATTTTAAACACTATTGGAGAGTTACAAGAGTTCTATAAAAAATCTCACATAACAATTCTAGGAGGTACTTTTGCAAGGATTGGTGGACACAATATTATAGAACCAATAAGAGCAAAATCTTATACTATAATTGGACCCAATGATTTTAAAATATCTGAATTAACAAAACAATTTAAAGATAAAAACGCTATAGTACAAGTTAAAAACAAAGATGAATTAATTCAAGCTATAAAAGAAGCCTTGTCAAATAAACACCTAAGAGAAAAAGTAATAGAAAATGGACTAAATATAATTAAAGAAAATGCTAAAGTACTGGACAAAACTTCAGAAACAATTTTTTCTTATTTATAAAAATAATAAGAAAAACATATTCTTAAAGCCATTTTTAATTTTCATTTCATTAATTTATTTTTTGCTTTATAAATTGAGATTATTTTCATACAAGATAAATATTTTAAGAGTTAGTAAATTAGATGCTGTAGTTATAAGCATAGGAAATATTACACTCGGTGGAAGTGGAAAGACACCACTTGTAATTGAAATTGCTAAATATTTTATAAGCTTAGGTTATAAAGTTGCAGTTTTATCAAGAGGTTACAAAAGACAATTAGTAAGCAATAACTCAAGTGGCATTGTGCTCGTCAGTGATGGTGAAGAAATATTTAACAATTATGAAATTAGTGGTGATGAACCACTGTTAATTGCAAAAAAAGTACCAAAAGCTATTGTACTTGTTAGTAAGGATAGAGTTAAAGCCGGGCGTTCAGCAATAAGACTAGGAGCAAAAATATTAATCTTAGATGATGGATTTCAACATATAAAGTTACACAGAGATGAAAATATTTTGTTACTCAATGACTTAGTTGACCTCAAAAATAATTCTTTATTTCCAGCTGGCACATTAAGAGAATTGCCAGATTCAATTAATAGGGCAACTGCAATTATAATCACTGGTTCAGATGGAGAAGACTTTAAGCAAACCAACTTAGATAAAATAAAAAAACACTTAAAAGATAAACCCATATTACACATGAAATATAACATTAAGCAATTAACAGGTATAAATATAAAGAAATTTCTTAGTGTTAAAGAACTTCAAGGAATTAAATTTATTGGTATTTGTGGTATTGCTAACCCAGAATCATTTGAGAACATTTTAAAAAAAGAAGGAATAAACTTAGTTGATCTTATTACATATCCTGATCACTGTAATTACACAATTCAAGATATAGAAGAATTAATAAAGATTGCAAGAAATAAAAATATTGAAAATATTATAACTACAGAAAAAGATGCTATAAAACTCCTTGATCTTTCTGAAACTGTGCCTTTAACTTTCTGGTCTACAATTCTTGAAATAACATGGGACACTTTAAACCCTTGTGAGAAGTTATTTGTAAATAAAGACAAGTGGATAAATAAAATTTAAATTGTAGAATTTCCAAGCACAAACAGCTCTAAAGCATGGCTGTCATTTATTATTCCGCTTTTTAATTTGTATTCAATTTCACTTAATTTAGAAACTATATTTTTTAAGTATGTTGTTGAAATATTTTTTAATGTAACAATTTCCTTCTCTAATTTATATAAATTTATTCCTAAGACTTTTGCAATCTGATTCTTATTTAATTTTTCATCTAATGATATTCTTATTTTTAAAGCTTGTCTTAATTTGTTTTGAAGAGATGCGATTATATATAAAACAGGATGTGCCTGTTTTATGTTGTTTAATAAAGAAAAAATCTCTTTATCCTTATGTAAAATTATAGATTTATATAAGTCTTCAATATTAAACACTCCTGAAAATAATTCTTTAATATTTTTTTCACTCACCTTATTATCTGGTAATAAATAAAGTTGTAATTTTTGGATGTCTGATCGAAGATTGTCTAATTTATCTTTATAGTAATCAGTGATAAGAGTAAGTGCACTTTCTTCAAATTTTAAATTTAATTCACTTCCTATTTGCTTGATTTTTTCCTTAATTTGAGCTGTTTGCCAATATTTTAATTTAGTGCATTCAACAATATTAGCTACGGGTTTAATTTGATTAATAAAATTAGAATCAACGATTTGCTTTTTGTCAAAAGCTAATACTATAACTATCTGTTTATAAAAAGAAATACGTTTAATTAAATTTACAAAACCACTATCTTCCTTTTCTATATGCTTTAAAACTTTATTACTTAAGGATATTACTTGTATTGTATTTTCAGGAAACAATGATAAATTTAAACCACTTGATAGATACTTTTCAAAATCTTCCAGGTTATTTAACTCATATTTTTCTAATGTAGCTTCTGCTAATAATTTATTTACATGTTCATTTGTAGAATTTAAATCATCTCCAATAATTAAATTTATTTTTTTCATAAATTAATTGTTTACAGAAGCATATTCCATATCTAATGCTTCAGCTACTGCTTTATGTACCACTGAACCTTTATAAACATTAACTCCTTTTTCTAAGGAAGAATCAGTTTCAATTGCTTTAAAGCCACTATTTGCAAGTTTTAGAACATATGGCAATGTTGCATTTGTAAGTGCACTTGTACTTGTTATTGATACTGCACCTGGAATATTAGGAACAGAATAAACAATTATATTTTGTATTTTTATAACAGGGTCTGAATGTTTTGTTGGAATGCTGCCTTCAACACAGCCACCTTGATCAACAGCAACATCTACAATTACAGTACCTGCTTTCATTTTTGAAATTATTTCTTTTGTAATTAATTTTGGAGCTTTAGCACCAGTAACTAAAACAGCAGTAATTACTAAATCAGATTTTTGAACAAGCTCTGTTATTTTATGCTGGGTTGAATAAACTGTTTGTAAACGCCCGCCAAAATAATCATCTAGTTCTCTTAACCGATTTAAATTATTATCAAGGATAGCAACTTTTGCACCTAAACCAACTGCCATTTTTGCAGCATTTATACCTACTGTACCGCCACCAATAATTACAACTGTAGCTGGTTCTACACCAGGTACTCCACCTAAAAGGATTCCTTTACCACTAAAATATTTTTCAAGATGGTGTGCTCCAATTTGAACTGACATCCTACCTGCAATTTCACTCATTGGAATAAGCAACGGTAAAGATTTATTAGGAAGTTCAATTGTTTCATAAGCTATACAAGTAGCTTTTGATTTACATAAATCAACGGCTAATTTTTTATCAGCAGCTAAATGTAAAAAAGTAAAAAGAATTTGTGAAGGTTTTAAAAGTTTACATTCATGTTCAAGAGGTTGTTTAACTTTTAAAATCAATTCTGCTACATTAAAGATTTCTTCAGGAGATTTTAATATATTAGCTCCAGCATTTACATAATCATCATCATTAATGCTGCTACCTAAACCTGCATTGTGTTCAACAAATACTTTATGTCCCTGACTTACAAGAGCATATACTCCTGCTGGAGTTAATGCAAC contains:
- a CDS encoding diaminopimelate epimerase gives rise to the protein MTIFVLPFEKMHGLGNDFIILERRHLPNEVNESELAKHLCNRNFSIGADGIIIVDFLGRDIRPDVSTADFAWNYYNSDGSEAEMCGNGMRCFAKYVFERGFTDENTFSVLTKAGIIKPVIEEDGTVTVNMGKPTLPSKTKEELELDGKVITYTYIEIGNPHCVIFLDKKIGDEKFFKLGPQIEHNKNFPKGVNVEFAHVLKRNEIDCRIWERGCGPTLACGTGACATLVAANINDLADNSAKIYLPGGVLRVNWDKDLNCVYLNGPCTFVYSGQLNLDPKKVCRQATTKSKE
- a CDS encoding LD-carboxypeptidase, translating into MSLIFPKPLIKGATIGLICPAGGFVDYKPIELGVKYLIKCGYKVKLGRSLQSSSKAYKYLSGLKKNRLDDFINFWSSKNIDAIFCLRGGYGSLQLLNEIDFNLIKKHKKILLGFSDITVLLLAIYAKTKLVTFHGPMLGYKFIDSKLNPKDKSTKYNLWKLLTNPCFSFSYSIKSSSITINHGKAVGNLLGGNLTDICSMLGSNYLPDFKDSILFLEDCNEEPYKIDRMLTQLDNAGIFKVLKGILFCSFENCNFKSKKELAKLVNNIVGRYKIPTICGFPIGHGLKNYIVPIGKKVLLDTKKRILKAL
- the folD gene encoding bifunctional methylenetetrahydrofolate dehydrogenase/methenyltetrahydrofolate cyclohydrolase FolD, producing the protein MIKTDSPPLILNGRQVADEVLKVVSNEISLLKSKNKRVPGLAVVIIGNNPASLTYIKNKEKVSTELGIYSKVHNLPATTSEEELISEIIQLNNNNKIDGILVQLPLPAHIRSERIIETIDPKKDVDGLHPYNLGKLFSGQECLKPCTPQGIIEILKYYSINLVGKHSVIIGRSILVGKPLAALLLIENSTVTITHSKTKNIEEISKTADILISAIGKANLIKNNWIKKDAIVIDVGINRINENGAFKIIGDVDFNSVKLVCKAITPVPGGVGPLTIAMLMKNTIKAYKLSEHQ
- the lpxK gene encoding tetraacyldisaccharide 4'-kinase; the encoded protein is MLKYWTKLQKQFFLIYKNNKKNIFLKPFLIFISLIYFLLYKLRLFSYKINILRVSKLDAVVISIGNITLGGSGKTPLVIEIAKYFISLGYKVAVLSRGYKRQLVSNNSSGIVLVSDGEEIFNNYEISGDEPLLIAKKVPKAIVLVSKDRVKAGRSAIRLGAKILILDDGFQHIKLHRDENILLLNDLVDLKNNSLFPAGTLRELPDSINRATAIIITGSDGEDFKQTNLDKIKKHLKDKPILHMKYNIKQLTGINIKKFLSVKELQGIKFIGICGIANPESFENILKKEGINLVDLITYPDHCNYTIQDIEELIKIARNKNIENIITTEKDAIKLLDLSETVPLTFWSTILEITWDTLNPCEKLFVNKDKWINKI
- the ald gene encoding alanine dehydrogenase, with the translated sequence MKIGVPKEILDQEYRVALTPAGVYALVSQGHKVFVEHNAGLGSSINDDDYVNAGANILKSPEEIFNVAELILKVKQPLEHECKLLKPSQILFTFLHLAADKKLAVDLCKSKATCIAYETIELPNKSLPLLIPMSEIAGRMSVQIGAHHLEKYFSGKGILLGGVPGVEPATVVIIGGGTVGINAAKMAVGLGAKVAILDNNLNRLRELDDYFGGRLQTVYSTQHKITELVQKSDLVITAVLVTGAKAPKLITKEIISKMKAGTVIVDVAVDQGGCVEGSIPTKHSDPVIKIQNIIVYSVPNIPGAVSITSTSALTNATLPYVLKLANSGFKAIETDSSLEKGVNVYKGSVVHKAVAEALDMEYASVNN